cgaatttttcggcgaagcgaaacggcgcaaattcgcccatcactactactgataTTAACTGGCCAGTCATGTGTCAGCCATGTTTCgcaacaccaatcacatcatatttccactccagctctcccattttaccagtcagactccttgcattttaaaacatacatgtAATACTGGTACCAGTGtgagaattttttaaatacaacatGTGGTCCTtcctgtccttaacagtacccccaaccaaatgtcctcccccattttcctttACTATGCCCATCTAACCTGTCTTTCACATAATCCCTTACTGGTCCCCTTCCCTATACTtggtttaaaatctcctccaatttTCTAGTCATCTTCTCCCCAAAGCAGCTGCACAATCATCATTGAGGTACAGCCCATTCCTGGCAAAGAGCCTGAAGCCAACTAAAAATTGGcggggaaccgctgtaactgcagttagccactccatggggagtgggtatggcggaagcccagggatGTACCCATAGATGATAGGAGGCACAGACATAAGCAGACTGAAGAtttaatagcaaccaataatgtAAACAAAGACAGGAATATTCAAAGCGAAAGTCAGGATCAGGCCAAGGTCATAAACAGGGATTCCACAGGATATGAGGAATTGGGGTACTCACACAGGAAACAAGAATCAagataacaaggttttcaggaacaaggctttcaggtaacaaggttttcaaggttcaaggttttcaaggttcaaggttttcaaggttttcaaggttcaggtccgcaggtcaggaacaagcatatacattcaatgactcagccctgagcaaagctcagggtggggtttataaagggaaggtgattaggaatgggagacacatgagggtggGTGAAAAACAGGGAGGAGAcatactgagaaaaaaaaaaaacattggcggcaggggcccccttataagttaaaaaaaattggggccaccaaaaagaaaattaatttttttttttaaaaaaaaaaccaaaaaaaaacaatggtggcaaggggccccttatgagttaaaaaaaaaattggggccccaaaaaaaaagttttaaaaaaaagattggtggcaggggcctatagaatattaaaataatacattggtggccaggggattaaaaaaacaaacaaaccacaaactggtgttcagtaggattgaactcatggcttcagtacttcaacttcgcctcctttcgtgacttcgggtctttgcgccgcttcaggacttcaatttcggctgttttagtgacttcgggtctttgcgctgcttcaggacttcggcttcgctgttttcgtgacttcgggtcttttcggcgcttcgtgacttcggctttttccgtgactttgggtcttttcggcacatcggcttcggcttttcggcacttccgcattcggcaacgcaagaggcaagacgtacggctcgggcgctcgtaaggggggcccggatctttaaaaaatgcagctctgccgggccccccttcatgcccgggcccggtacacttgtcccccctgtccccccctgatggcggccctggccccaagagcctccagtggctcacctgGTAAGTGTAGAGTCCCAGACACAGGAAACCAGGGATTGAGTCCTGGCTGATACTGACAGAAATCAACCCAGTTCTCCAGAGACATTGCCACCCAGGGTGCTTTGAGAGTCACCCTACTCCATACATGCTagttcagagctgtcctccccAGTATCTTCATCAACAATGGCTAATATGTTGCTGTGGACCAGCCCCTACACCCTTCTGCCACCTTTTTCATCTCTTAACTGTCATAAACTTGTCTCTCTCATTTGCCTCCACTGCCCTTTCTCCACCCCCACTGCATTGgtccctgccagtggttgctcttcTAGCCCCCTTTCCTCCCCATGTTTGCCGTCAGTGCTGCAAGTTCTTCCCTTAGAGTAGTGGCCAACTGTGAGATTTGCGATTATTTATGCACAACTGCGGGCAACAAAATtcccattggaaataactgaaatcactggCGCTAAAACCACCATATCGcaaagtagcccaaagtttcctcctgcccttagtctgcagttcagattccaagatgaaaacccacctgcATCTCTCTCATGTAAATGCTGCCTAGAACTGCTGCTCCAGAACCACATACAAGACAAGATACACACTGagtgataccagcaaacccactggAACTCATAATTACACTAGATACTtaagcctataggggacctcctagaacctatttggagtcaattggtggactttgaaaaatcaacgtttttttggggggggggggaactttgAATCGTAAGgttcgaatgtgctattactacaattcgaattagattgaaaactgacctattcgattgaaactgacctattcggccaaaaaaaaactttgaattcaaattttgaagtttttaaaattctaaattcgacccttgataaatatgccttttagaTCACATGCAACTCACCGCTTAGCAGCTCCCCACTCACTGTGCAGTCAGAAAATGATTGATGTGTCAACCCAAAGAACACAAAGCCTGTagagaatttacctgattaactcctcccccttaattagtaGGCAGAGGgaaatcaggaaaaaaatgctgcttgCTACCAGTAGTAAAAATCAACCCCTCTCTAACTTgaaaaaatgtgccccttagaaacTATACAACAGACAAAACAAATGCACTAAATGTATACACCAGCTTACCCCACACAGCGAGAAGAAAAAGCTGTGTCAGGTAACTCAGAAACACACAGCAGTCCATTATTTGCgcttactccctccttgcacccagcacttcCAGCAAACACCAAGGCCTTTAGGTTTTAAACACCTGctaaacacttaattcacatgcaacacttgctGTGCAGTCAGAAACTTATTGAGGTATCAAAAACCCTGTGTATATTTCCAGTTTTTGAAATTTAGCTGGCCAGTTCTCTTTCTTCCTAGAAGATGGCAACCATTCTTCTTTGGCTTTGTAAAATACAAGCCTGGCTACCTTATGCCTAGGGACTCTATTGGGCCCGATATAGCCCCTAGAGATGTGGTAGCAGGCTTGTAATTTACAAAACCAAAGAAGAACTTTGTGTATGTGATCATTGGCAACTTCTAGTTTGTGTATTTCAGGCATAACATAGACTTGAAGCACAGCACCGGTttatgtttaagaataaaaagcctttattaagcacATTTGGCAACGATCTGggtacagcgacgtttcaggccctgTGGCCTTTTCTCAAGCTTACCAGCTGCTACAAAGTTACTTCCTTTTATACACAGAAGGCAATAGGCCATCTACTGGCGTTATCTTTACTTATAACTTTGTTACAATGCTTCtcactaataaaaacaaaaatgttacaatctttcagGCATAAGAGCCAATATCCGTTTCTGTACGATCTGTCCTCTAGTTCTGCCACTTTATTTTGTAGTGTTTCTAGGTATGCTTGTGTTATGTCTGCCAGGTCGTTGTGAGCCTTCATAAACTCCCCCATTTTTACCTCAAATTGTGCTGTGCGTTTACCTATATGTTGTATTTACCTTCTCAGGTCTGTTGCCAGCTGTTTAATGTTAATTTAGAAATGTAGTTTTAGATCGGCAAGCAGTTCCTGGCATTGCTGAGCAGTGCTGGGGCTATGTCTGCTGAAGAATGTGCCATGCCTCTTAGACTGTGTAGTGGTGTCctgtttgtgttcttttttttttggcccatCATATGCTCCGGTTGTTCCTCTGATTAGCCAAAGGGCTGTTTGTGAACTGCATAAGAAATCTCTAAATTAGAGTAGAGCAGTAGTCATCCTGCTGAACTGGCAAACTCCACCCCCCattttcaacatattttttattttttgtaacttacattttttattgattttaaacaacatacagaaaaaaaaatggaaaggaaaaaaaagaacattcatttttattgcagcaaTCTTACCAAATCATGAAAGTGTGTGAGAtaagctggttttcatttttaatttcggCTTTAATAAGAGGAGGTAATTTTTTTACCCAAGTAGGAAGTCTAATCTGTTTTCCAGTTGTATTTGTAATGGGATTGTAGGGCCTCTTCCCTGTTTTCTGGCAAGATTATTGGCAAAGCTTCAGTTTTagtgatattatatttatatccGGAAAGTATGCCATAGAGATCTAAAAGGGTACATAGCGCTGGGAGGTAGATATGAGGTGAAGTTAGAGTTAAAACAACATAACTGGCACAGGATGTCATTTTGTATTGGGTCAGtccattatatttgaataatTTCTGATGTTTGCTGCTAAAGGCTCTATACTACCTACACCCGTAGGATAAATTTGCTGGGTCAAAGCATTTATGtatagttcaagaggacccgcactccttggtccgtgaacttgtgcatccaacgtttcgacccacattagggcctttatcaaggactgTCTTTGATAAAGCCCTAATGTGGGtcaaaacgttggatgcacaagtttgaaaaataaaaataattaccccccttaattgtttggagttttgtttatcattggttgagctttcaaagtagcaacttccttttaatatgtaacctgccttatggaaactgtagtatttcagcagtgccataaagtttattggattaacagaaaatatgcaatctGCATCACAACAAAATTAGATGCttcctatagtctttgatgagattctggatggcggtatttttgaccattcatccatacaaaatttctccagttcagctacatttgatggctgccagcatggacagcctgcttcaaatcatcccataaatTTTCAATGATAGTCAAGTCTGGGGACacctccctctgcataaatgcctgtgtgtttagggtcattgtcttgttggaatattcaacccctgcataacttcaactttgtgactgatgcttgaacattatcctgatgaatttgttgatattgggctgAATttatctgaccctcgactttaacaagggccccagtccctgaactagccacacagcatgatggaaccttcaccaaatttgacagtagtaggtagcaggtgttttactTGGAATgcgcggtgttcttcttccaccatgcaaagcgctttttgttataacatagtaacatagtaaggttgaaaaaagacacatgtccatcaagttcaaccttctagtctatttttttatctgcctaactgctagttgatccagaggaaggcaaaaaacgcaactgaagcctctccaatttgcctcagatggggaaaaattccttcctgactccaaaatggcaatcggactagtccctggatcaacttgtactatgagctatctcccataacccttgtattccctcacttgctaaaaagcaatccaaccccttcttaaaggggaaggaaacctcgtcggcgctaacccccctcccccctcccgtgtattgccccccctccctcctcccccctggcctacccctcccgctgggcaaatgcccctaacttgttacttacccttctgcgcaggtccagtccagggagttcacagacgacatcttcttccacgcgatcttcttcctcctttgaccggcgttttggcgcatgcgcagtaggagcatttcgccggtacggatctactgcgcatgcgccaaaagtcacgcgcatgcgcagtagatcgtaccggcgaaacgatcctactgcgcatgcgccggtcaaaggaggaagaagatcgcgtggaagaagatgtcgcctgtgaactccctggactggacctgcgcagaagggtaagtaacaagttaggggcatttgcccagcgggaggggtaggccaggggggaggagggaggggggcaacacacgggaggggaggtggggggttagcgccgaggaggtaaTCAAATAAGTGATGATTGTAAATTTATTATAAGGTCTATTTGTGGTTTTCTTTGCATCATTGTTTGTTTAGCTACATCATTTTAGAAGTACCTTTGCAAATAGCATCtttgcatttgtatttaaaaattagCCCTATATTGTTTAATCTCGAATGTAGTTTGCATTtacacattttcaaatatttcttcTAATGCAGGTAACAACGGAAAGTTCAGCGTGAAATTTGGTGTGTTATTTTCTGATGACAAATGTGCCAACCTATTTGAAGCTTTAGTAGGAACTCTGAAAGCTGCCAAAAAGAGGAAGATCATAACTTATCAAGGAGAACTTCTTTTACAAGGAGTCCATGACAATGTAGACATTGTACTTTTGCAAGATTGAAATAAAATGTCAGCAATACCTTGCTAGTGCCATTGAGACTTTTAggatataaaagtttttttaggcAAACCATAAATATAATCTAATGATGAAACATGCTATTCTTTTTAGATATTTTCATCTTGTTGTAGATTTCCCAAGACTGAAACTTTGAAAATGTGCTAATTTTTGTAAACCGGAATGAcaacacaagcaataaaaaaacaaataaaaaaactttaaagactCTCTCTTGTACAAACTAGATTTGCCTATGTTTAGTCTTTTCGAGGCCTTGAAAAGTTTATGTAGGAAGTAAGGAGTGGTTATGTCACGGCTAATTTTAGAGGATATTGTTAACGTTGTCAACCATTGGTTGAATAAACATTTGTTCAAAGAAAAAATCAAAGGTTTGTTGAGTGACAAATTATGTAATTATAGACTGATCAATTATCACTGACTCTTTGATTACAATAATATTATAAGAAACAAGCATGAGGTAATCAGCGATtgtttttcaaaaacaatatagtataattctatatttatattttttttaaacttgaatttgctCTTACTAAAGGTTATACATATGTACATTTAAGTCTAGTGGTACATAGGGCTTGTTGGCAGATGTGGTCTGTATCTATTCAACAGGGCTGTTCAATGACTTTTCTTTACCTTTGTTTTCTATGCAAAGTACAGTGAACACAGACACAAGGGAGCCCTGAAATTAACACCTGCCTTGAAAAAGTATTACTTTCAAGTCTCCCTTTTCACCTACATACACAAATgacttgcaccaaaagaattGCTTGCAAACCAGTTTCTGGCACCCCCAAGCAGTGCCATACCAGAAATGATATAATTTGAACACACACATTAATGCACTAACAATGAAGTGACAACACTTGTGCAATTTATCAATGTGACTGTTTATATGTGTCTACATTTCTTAATGTACTAATGTTACTATTTTGTGACCTGCTATTATGTTGGAATTCTGTGGAGAAATGGTGTAATAACTCTAGCTCATTGAACTTTTTTAGTTGTTCATTTGACCTATGGTACATAATTTTGAGAGTGGAGAAACAGAATGTATTAGTCAATGTTTTAATGCGTgtttaagggatactgttatcAATATAAAACTTGAGAATATTTTGTAATACAGTAAAATTTTGTGggtaaaattattcaaaattatatatagaaGTAATCACTTTTTGTGTTTGCATGGAATTTATCCAAGGGTAATGGTACACCTCAAGTTTTCTCAGCTGTCATTAAGGGTAGTTGAATtgacaaaaaaaccaaaaaatttgaTGTGTTCTTCTACCCTatgggcaatggcacactgggcattttgcTGCTGCAAGGGAATCTATTTTTTGCACTG
The genomic region above belongs to Xenopus laevis strain J_2021 chromosome 5L, Xenopus_laevis_v10.1, whole genome shotgun sequence and contains:
- the abracl.L gene encoding costars family protein ABRACL (The RefSeq protein has 1 substitution compared to this genomic sequence) encodes the protein MNVDHEVNLLVGEIRRLGSKGNDGKFSVKFGVLFSDDKCANLFEALVGTLKAAKKRKIITYQGELLLQGVHDNVDIVLLQD